The region ATTTTGGTAATGAGCCGGATCAAGATTGGGCTGACAAGCAATACATCCGCTATGGCGATCCTCGTCAATTAGGGTTAACTGTTAGTGTTAAGTTCCTTTAGTAAAGGTGACTCGGTTTACATGCCCGATCATCTTTATTGATATGTGTATCAATATTTATTATTTGGCCGCACTAGAAGGCGGCCTAAGGTCATAAAATGAAATTAACTGCAGAAATTAGTTGTTACCCTTTACAAGATAACTATTTAGATCCCATTCTATGGTTTATTGCTCGAGTCGATAGCTATGTAAATATAGAGCGAAAAACCAATGCCATGGCAACTCAAGTGTGTGGTGAGTATAAAGAGGTGATGGATATGTTGGCCACTGAAATGGAAGCAGCCCACGAGAAATGGGGTAAAGCTGTGTTTGTGTGTAAGTTTATCGGCGGTGAACTAAACCTATCTCATACTCAATAGTGCAGTAATAATGAATCGTAATCACCTTAAATATTACTAATATCAGGCTCCGCTCTCACTTTTTAGAGATGCATTGTTTAGACTAATTAAATCAGAATGGATGATTCAATGACAGACTTTTGGTCAGCATTATTAAGCACATTAACAGGTGCTTTCTCTCAAGCCAATGCATTGACCGCCTGGGAAGCACTAGCGGTGGTGTTAGCTGCAGCCTATTTGGTACTGGCGATGAAAGGCAGTATCTGGTGTTGGTTTGCCGCTTTTACGAGTACGGCCATTTATACTGCCCTGTTTTGGAAGGTATCATTGTTAATGGAGTCAGTACTGAATATCTACTATATGGCGATGGCGATATATGGTTTTCAGCAATGGTCTAAAGATAGGCAAGGTAACCATAGCGGTGTTATTTCATGGAGCCTTGTTCGACATCTGCAGATGATATTGATCACTGCGTTGATCTCGATATCTATTGGGTTTGTTATGACAAATTATACTCAAGCATCATACCCTTATCTCGATGCTGCTACGACTTGTTATGCTGTTATGACAACGTATTTAGTGGCTAAAAAAGTGTTAGAAAATTGGTTATATTGGGTCGTTATCGACTTATTTTCAATCTATCTTTACCTACAAAAGGGCTTAATGTTAACCTCTTTGTTGTTTATTGTGTATGTGGGCATGGCTATTGGTGGTTACTTTTTGTGGCGTTCAAGCATGCGGAATGAAAACTTAACCGTGATCAGTTAAGTTGCATGCTTCAGTTTACGGTGGCGTTTTCCTCAATGACCTTGTTTAAGTTGATCTATTTATGAATCAAGCTGAGAAGCTACTGGCGATATTACCCCATTTTGTGGTCGATGATCTTACTCTATTTGGATTAAAGTTATCTTATTCATCCAAGGTAATAAGGCTTACCCATGGATTAAGTAACGTCAATTACCTGATCACTGATGGTGAACGTCAATGGGTGTTACGCAGCAACTCATCGGCGAGTGACAAACTTTGTGATCGTCAAGCAGAAGTGAAAAATTGGCGCTTGGCAGCGGATGCCGGATTAGCACCTTGTTTGTATTATGTCAGCCCTGATCATACTTATTTTCTCAGTGAATACATTAAGGAAGATCCTGACAATCAATGGTCTGATTTACTTTGTACTCATGCCCCTCTAATTGATGATCCGTTAAATAAACCCAATGCTCATCGACAATTGTTAGCCCTTTTACTTGGACTGGCTAAATTAGCTGTGCCGGATAATGTGATTGAGGTGTCTACTCAGTGGCGGATATATCGGGATCAATTGCTTGCTATGCAGGGTCAAAGTTTACGGGTAAAAAACAGTGAGATAATCAAGCAATGGCAAGTACACTTGCAGCAACTGTTGGACGTGGAGGAAAAAATAGACCAATGGCTTGCAGAGTTAGATGAATGTCACTTAGCCAGTCAATATAGCCATAGAGACCTCAACCCTCATAATCTATTGTTTAAAAATGGGAAAGTTTTTTGTATTGATTTTGAATATGCCTGTGGATCACATCCTTTGTTTGATCTTGCCGTCGTATTGTCGACTCATCGGCTGTCGACTCTGCAGCGAGAAGCATTAATTGAGTCTTATTTACTCGGCCATCCTAAACTCACCATAGCGGCTAAATCGGCATTACCTGCAGCTGTTAATGTTTATTGGATATTTGCGGCCTGTTGGTCATTGTTAATGGCATCTGATAATGTATTTTATGGCGAAAAGCGGGTTAATAGTATTGAACATAATCACAATCCACATGGCGCACAAGTCTACCTTGATTATTTTGAACAATTTTTACTTTTGATAGACTAAGCTATGTACTAGTCGCTTCAACACACTGATTTTTGTGGAATACTGAGAGTTAAAATTAAGTTGATAGAAATAAGAACTGTTTGAAATAAAATTCTCCTGTTGGAGGTCTATTTAAGCAATAATAGAAAAAGGAATGATCATGTTAATTATTAATTTATATCAAAGATTTGTCGACTTACTCAGTTATTTCGAGGGGATAGCGCCTCTTGCGCTTAGGCTTTACCTTGCACCAGTGCTTATGCAAGCAGGTTATAATAAATTATCTCACTTTAGCGACTCAGCTGCTTGGTTCGGCAATCCTGATTGGGGATTAGGGTTACCTTTTCCTGAAGTGATGGTGTCTCTGGCTGCTGGCACTGAGTTGATTGGAGGTGGCTTGCTTATTTTTGGATTGGCGACTCGTCTCATTGCTATCCCACTTATGGTCACTATGTTGGTGGCTGCGTTTGCTGTCCATTGGGATAACGGTTGGTTGGCTATTGCTGATGTTAATTCTTGGCTGGCCAATGATCAGGTACTTGCAGCGGGAGATAAATTGAGTGCAGCGAAGGCATTGTTACAGGAAAATGGCAATTACGAATGGTTAACAAGTTCAGGTAACTTTGTGGTGCTGAATAACGGTATTGAATTTGCTATCACTTATTTATTTATGTTGCTAGCGCTGTTATTTATGGGAGGAGGTCGTTATACCAGCATGGATTATTATATTACTAAGTCACTTAATAAATAGAGTCAATAATTTACTGCTTCTAGAAGTCAGATTAAACCAACATCAAATCCCACCATTTCGGTGGGATTTTTGTATGAGAAACAGGGATTTTTTGCTATTATTCTTGTTTGTTATAGACAGTATTTATCGGTATTAAGCTGTGATAGATCTGAGTCGAACACAGGTTTATTCCGATTGACATATAGGAGCCTCCATTGGACGCTATTGAATTATTGCTAACAAGACAGTCATGTCCTCGTCTTGCTGAGCCAGGTCCTGATAAAGAACAATTGAACATGATACTCGATGCGGGTGCTAGAGTCCCAGATCACGGAGGTCTAGCACCTTGGGAATTTGTGATTGCCCAAGGTGATGGTCTCGCGCGTTTAGGGCAAGTATTTGTCGATGCAGCGATTAGCAATCAGGCTAGTGAGGTGGCGCAAAAAAGAGCATTGTCTATGCCACTTCGCGCTCCTATGGTGATAGTGGTGGTCGCTAAACCAGTTGAACATGATAAAATTCCTCAACTTGAGCAGGTTATTGCTGCAAGTTGCGCTACGATGGCGATGCAGCAAGCTGCATTTGCATCCGGTTTAGGGGCTATTTGGCGAACAGGCAGTGTCGCCTTTGATCCTAAAGTGAATGCAGGTTTAGGGTTAACGGAACATGATCAGATTGTGGGCTTTTTGTATATCGGTACCCCAGTAGTTAACGCTCCTATTAAGGCGAGTAAGCAAGGAAGTGACTTCGCACGATACTTCTAAATATCACGATGACTTGTGCATCCAAACGTCAGATTACATTTTTGATGGAGTAAGGCTCATGCTGGGTAATTCATGAGCCTTTGAAGGTAATTATGTGAGTTACTTATTGAATTTTCATGTTAGTTTGATGCATGTGTGATGGCTTGACCGACTTCGAGTTTTTCAAACCAATCGAGGAACTGTCCGACTTGTTTGCCGGTAAAAATCCTTCCATGTTGAGGACACATATATTCAATGTCTAGCTTTCGGACTCTTGCTATCCAGTCATTCTTAGCGGCATTTGACGGCATCCATCTTTGATGAAAAAAAGTCATTTTTTTCGCATGGCTTTCAAAATCGTCAACAAAAATACTGGCATTGGGATCTTCTAGTGCAGCACCCACATCACCGCTCATTAAGACTCTGGTTGCTGGATCATAAACATGAAAGTTACCCGATGAATGTAGATAGTGCGCAGGAATAAATTGCACTTCAGTTTGATCCAATATTAATCGGCTGCCTTCATCTGGAAGTGCTTCATATTGAATGTTATTCATACCAAAATGACGAATAAATCCTTCCCAAATCCAAGGTGAATACAGTTTGGCTTCGGGTAACGTTTGATCCCAAAGTCCAAGTGAAGAGATGATATCCGGATCTTGGTGTGATGCGAAAAGATGGGTGAGTTGTTCAAGAGGAATATGTTTGACAATACTGGCCAACATGGGCGCAAAAAGTTCAATACCACCAGGATCCATTAAAAGGGCTTTGTGTTCAGTCACTATCATATACTGGTTAGTATCGATAATTTTTTCAGGCTTTTCAGGATCTCGTCCAAAATAAATCCATTTGTGGGTGGGGGTTTCAACGAGTACTTGACTCTTCATTAGTGTGGTATCCCTGATAAACTTGCATAATAGACATAAATTAGGCAGCTTTTTTGGTTACTGATGTATCAAAAAGTGAAATAGCGTTATCCACCCTCTGACGAATTTTATTAGCAACAAAATCAACGCGATTAGCGACATCATTAAATGTGGCTTGATTTGCCACATCAACACGACAGGCCTCAATTCGACAAATCGAGGCCAGAATATTGGCGGTTCTTAGGTTACGTTTAAGTTCATGGAGTTGTGTCTCCATTTGGTTCATAATTTTTTTAAAAGAATCTTGAAGTTGAGAGTAACGATGAGAAATATGCTGATATGCGGGTAAAATAGTATTGCCATATGGTGCATTGTGCGAATCATGTTTTGCTTTTTCAAAATGCTTTAGTGCAGTGGCAGCTCTTGCTGTTTCTGTCGCCATTTTACTGGCTTTATTGGCGAGTAAGTTAATGTCGGTTGCTGCTTTCATCGTGTAATTAGAGAGGTCATCAATAAAGCCAGTTAATGCTTTAAATCCCAATGCAGCATTGCCGACCCTCGATGAGGCAGCTTGCGCATTGCTGGCAGTAAGATTAATTTGCTTGCAGTAAGTTAATGTATGATTGAGCTCTGCGGCAACCACAGCAGCGATCACATAATACTGGCTGAATTCAGCTCGTGTCCTTGACATAGTGACGGCTTCCTCTGCAAAATTAAACAAAGTATAGTCTAAAAATCAGCGAGTAAAGATGCTAATGAATATTTGGTTTGTGAGTGAAAAACAGCCAGATTTAACGACGCTTAATGATCCAGAAAGGATGATTTTCTAGGGCTTTGTATTTATACCCAAGCCACATCAATGTGCTCGTTTCAGAGTCTACATAGGATGGTTTAATCCTGCATTTTGAGGTCATTTGGGGATAATGTGGTGTTGTTAGAAAATCGACAATCGTGATGCAAGTGGTGCCAAAATGTAACGCCTAACGGTGGAACACATAAAACGGATTTTGTTTTCTATTCACTTGATATTCAGTGATAACTAAAGTAGAACTGACCAGCATAAAGTCATTTCATTATCTTATGATTGGAAGCATCATGTTGAGTTCTATTTTTATTAAGTTTACTGCAGGTGTTAACCTGAGAAAACCATCCCTGATTATTATTCCTGTTGGTCTTTTGTTGAGTGCTTCTGCTATGGCAGTGGTGAGTCCAAGCGAAGCGGAACTCGCTTTTAATCATGAGGTTCTGGAGTGTGCTTCTTATTATCAGATAAGTTCCAATGCGATTGCCAGTATGAACGTGCCTCAAATGAAAGCGGTCGGTGATCGCTTGCTCGTTTCTGCTGAGCAGGCTGTTGGACTGGCGGAGCAATATCAGAACAAGAACCAGGTGTCGAGCACGCTGGCTGCTATCAAGGACAAGCAGTTATCGAGCCTACCGAGTGACAAAAGTTTAGCTTCTTTAATGGGGAAATATAAAGTCACTTGCCAGTCACTGTTAGCTGAGCCACAAAAGCGACTCGATTACTGGATTATGGCCACCATGTAATTTTTATCAAAAGCCGCATTATAAAGGTTTCGCAATCATTAATGTGAATTGCTGAAAGCATTTAGTGTCATAACCTGTCTATGTTTCTATGACATACACATTCAAATATAAATGAAATAATGGATATAAAATCATGAACATTTTTTTTATTGCGGCGGCTATTCTTGGGTTATTAACGTGTTTGGGTCATTTTACCTATGGCAGTAAGCAATATTTACAGCCAATGTTGGCCTCGAACTTGACTCCATTAGTGAAAACAGTATTGCATTGTGTTTTTCACTTTGTGTCAGTGTTTCTTGTTCTTTCCAGCATGGTACTAGGAGCCTGTGGTATGGATGTTATTTCTAATATGCAAGGATTTGGATTGGTGTTGTTTGTGGCCCTGAACTTTGGAGTATTTGCTATTTGGCAACTCTTTATTGCGTTTGATAGTGATATAAAGTGGTCACTCCGGAATGTCTGC is a window of Shewanella sp. VB17 DNA encoding:
- a CDS encoding YkoF family thiamine/hydroxymethylpyrimidine-binding protein, with product MKLTAEISCYPLQDNYLDPILWFIARVDSYVNIERKTNAMATQVCGEYKEVMDMLATEMEAAHEKWGKAVFVCKFIGGELNLSHTQ
- the pnuC gene encoding nicotinamide riboside transporter PnuC, with amino-acid sequence MTDFWSALLSTLTGAFSQANALTAWEALAVVLAAAYLVLAMKGSIWCWFAAFTSTAIYTALFWKVSLLMESVLNIYYMAMAIYGFQQWSKDRQGNHSGVISWSLVRHLQMILITALISISIGFVMTNYTQASYPYLDAATTCYAVMTTYLVAKKVLENWLYWVVIDLFSIYLYLQKGLMLTSLLFIVYVGMAIGGYFLWRSSMRNENLTVIS
- a CDS encoding phosphotransferase, which produces MNQAEKLLAILPHFVVDDLTLFGLKLSYSSKVIRLTHGLSNVNYLITDGERQWVLRSNSSASDKLCDRQAEVKNWRLAADAGLAPCLYYVSPDHTYFLSEYIKEDPDNQWSDLLCTHAPLIDDPLNKPNAHRQLLALLLGLAKLAVPDNVIEVSTQWRIYRDQLLAMQGQSLRVKNSEIIKQWQVHLQQLLDVEEKIDQWLAELDECHLASQYSHRDLNPHNLLFKNGKVFCIDFEYACGSHPLFDLAVVLSTHRLSTLQREALIESYLLGHPKLTIAAKSALPAAVNVYWIFAACWSLLMASDNVFYGEKRVNSIEHNHNPHGAQVYLDYFEQFLLLID
- a CDS encoding DoxX family protein produces the protein MLIINLYQRFVDLLSYFEGIAPLALRLYLAPVLMQAGYNKLSHFSDSAAWFGNPDWGLGLPFPEVMVSLAAGTELIGGGLLIFGLATRLIAIPLMVTMLVAAFAVHWDNGWLAIADVNSWLANDQVLAAGDKLSAAKALLQENGNYEWLTSSGNFVVLNNGIEFAITYLFMLLALLFMGGGRYTSMDYYITKSLNK
- a CDS encoding NAD(P)H nitroreductase, which gives rise to MDAIELLLTRQSCPRLAEPGPDKEQLNMILDAGARVPDHGGLAPWEFVIAQGDGLARLGQVFVDAAISNQASEVAQKRALSMPLRAPMVIVVVAKPVEHDKIPQLEQVIAASCATMAMQQAAFASGLGAIWRTGSVAFDPKVNAGLGLTEHDQIVGFLYIGTPVVNAPIKASKQGSDFARYF
- a CDS encoding MBL fold metallo-hydrolase, producing the protein MKSQVLVETPTHKWIYFGRDPEKPEKIIDTNQYMIVTEHKALLMDPGGIELFAPMLASIVKHIPLEQLTHLFASHQDPDIISSLGLWDQTLPEAKLYSPWIWEGFIRHFGMNNIQYEALPDEGSRLILDQTEVQFIPAHYLHSSGNFHVYDPATRVLMSGDVGAALEDPNASIFVDDFESHAKKMTFFHQRWMPSNAAKNDWIARVRKLDIEYMCPQHGRIFTGKQVGQFLDWFEKLEVGQAITHASN
- a CDS encoding chemotaxis protein, translated to MSRTRAEFSQYYVIAAVVAAELNHTLTYCKQINLTASNAQAASSRVGNAALGFKALTGFIDDLSNYTMKAATDINLLANKASKMATETARAATALKHFEKAKHDSHNAPYGNTILPAYQHISHRYSQLQDSFKKIMNQMETQLHELKRNLRTANILASICRIEACRVDVANQATFNDVANRVDFVANKIRQRVDNAISLFDTSVTKKAA